In the Triticum aestivum cultivar Chinese Spring chromosome 2B, IWGSC CS RefSeq v2.1, whole genome shotgun sequence genome, TTTTGAAGGTCACCGGGGGAGGGCAAAGCCCTCCACCTGAATTGTATTCATTTTTGCCTATAGACTTTGCAGCCTAATACAAGATAGGGTTCAAGTGAACCAGAAGAACAGGGGGGCATAAGAAGAGAGATAAAGTGAAAAAACACATgctgagggggggggggtgggggggggcaccCCCGAGCACTCGACTGCAACAGTCAGCCGAGACCATACCAAGACACTATACCATCGACGCAATCGAAAGGCGCCGGCCAACCAGGACCGCACAacgccgcgacaccaccgatgccaTGGGGTACAAACTGCACAACGCCGCGACACCACATGTGTCATGGGGTACAAAATGCACAATGCCGCGACAACACCATGTCATGGGGTACAGACTACACAACGCTGCGACACCACCAGCGCCATGTGGTACAGTCAAAAGGTCACGCCAGGCCGAGACGGCGCCACGGCACCTATGTATCGTTGGCGTAGTCAAAGGACATCACCAAGAAGAGAACACCCCAGAGTACACCTAGGCCATCGCGATGAACCGGGGGATGAAGACAACGCCATCAAGATGGAAACGACGTGAAGCGTCGCCGCTGTCTCGGCCAGCAGCAGCTGGCCGACCATGGATTTCTCCCATTCCCGGTCACATCTTCACACAAAGAGCATCGCAGAACAGCTGCCAACAGCGCCTGGCAGCGCAGGAACGGGCGGCCCCAGATCCAGGTGAATCCAACCGGCAAAGCGACGCCGGTAGGCACCTTGACGCCGAGGGCACCAGTGAAGACCACCGGTGAGGCGCCCCCAGCAGGAAAAGCCACGAGCAGTGGCAGCCCACCGAGGGGGAAATGGGAGGTGGAGGGCTCCATGGCAGGAGCCACGACGCCACCTTCGTTGGCGAGCGCAAGCAGAAGCACGACGACGACAGAACAGGGGGTGGCGGAGGAGGAAGACGCGGAGCACTGCAGTAGAGGTGAcgagtggttgagggcggaaggcGTCGGAGGCCGGCGAGAAGACgccgagcaggaggatggagggcaCATTGCCTAGCCACGAGGCAACGACGGATGGAGCCTCCGCCGACAAACCAGGGGCCGCTGCGGCGCCCCCAGCGGGTAAAGCCACGAACAGCGGCAGCCCACCGGGGGAACTGGGAGGTGAAGGGCTCCAGAGTCGCAGGAGCCACGACGCCGACTTCGTTGGCGAGCACCGTGAAGAAGCACGACGACGACGGAGCAGGGGGCGCTGGAGGTGGGAGATGTGGCGGCAGAACCGCAGTCGGCGACGGTGAGTGGTTGAGGGCGGGAGGAGGCGGAGCCCAACCCAAGGACGCGAAGCAGGGGGCGGGGCGCAGCGCCAGGAGCAGCAGGACTCCGCCGACGCAGCCACGAATCGGCCACCATGGGGGAGGAGCTTCGCCAGATTGGATCTGGGCGGGCTGGGCCGAGCGCGCGGGGAAGACATCagggcgccgccgccgtcccggaaCCGGCCAGGGCGGGGACAAGCGCCGTCGGAGTGGACGAGGGAGGGGGCGCTGGAGAggggggcgcggtggtggagcgGCTCCGACCAGATCGAGGGTTGGGGGAGGGATTCTGGCACAGAGATTGGAACGAGACCGCCCTGCCGCCACCTTCCCTGGGCGCGGCACGTCTTCGCGCGGCCGACCCTCCGGCAACGGCGCTGCAGGGAGCGGCGGCGTAGACGGAGCTTGGGCGGAGGCGCTGGTTTCCCCCGTGTCGCCAGACGCGGGCGACGCGGGGGTCGGTTTGGATCCTGATGCAAAACTGAATGTCTATATGAGGAAAAAATTTTAGACCATTGTTTATATAaatatatagacatccaaatatacacatggtgttggagatgctcttaccctAATATCGTTTTGCTGCCGCAGATTATCAGCAACGGGCACCTGCGCGTGGATTGCACGCGCACCCGTTTCAAAAAGTTCAGAAGCTGGAGCGGGGCATCGAGGAGCGCACATCGGTCAGAAGTCAGACGCAGATGCATGCACAATTATCCAAAGATGCGTGGACTACACGCGCACCAtcttcaaaaaaaaaattcttcaTTTTTTTACTACTGCTTTTGAGAAGAGCGTGTGCTTAAGGCTTGTTTGGGACTGCTCCGCTTCATCAAAATCGGCTTCACTCTACCAAATTCACTTTGAAGCAGTTTCATATAGAAGTTGTAGCACTATCGAAGAGAATGTTTAGCTTCCATATAGCTCCAGCTTCAAGAATGAAAAATTTGGTGAAAATGATCTATTTGATTGATTGATGGGTGGAGAAACAAAGGGGTATCCACTTACTGATGGGTAATTTCCCCCAACTTCAGCTTCTAGAGGTTTTTGGAGCACCCCTGAAAAGCTTCATAAAAATCTGGGAGTTGTACCCCAGATTCTATCTTTTTTCGGAGCCGCATATCGTGTCGTTTGGCTTGTGTTTTCGGAGCAGAGCTAAATTTTAAGGAGCAGAGCAGTCCTAAACAAGCTCTAAATCTGTGGAAAATTCAAAACAGTCACAAAAACCAGTCATTTTTCCTCCATCTTCGTCAGAAtagtaaaaataaaaagaagaaaagaaaaagaaacgagaGGGGGTAGGTGAAGGGAAGCAGAGCCAGCGCGTCAGTCCACCGGCTCTGCTGTATTTAAGCTAGCCGGCCCTCGGTTCGAGAGTCTTCTGCAGAGCATCATCCATTCATCATCCCATCCCCCAAGTCATAAACCCAAGTCGGACTCGCCTTCCTCCTCCCCCAACTACTCCTCCTCGCCTCCGCGCATCGCACCGCACCGGGGGTCACCTGAGGTAGGTACCGCCCGGATCCCCTCCCCAGAAATCTAGGTCTGCGAAATTCGTTCTCTCGATCTGCAACCACGACCTCGCCGGAGTGGTTTTGGCCCGGATCTATAGCCGGCGCGTCTCGTTCGGGGTTAGATTCGGCCGCGGTCTCGTGCGGTCCCGATCCGTGCTCGTGCTTGTGCAGTCACGCTCGTGCGTGGTCGTCGGTTGGTCGGTAACGGATCACTGCTAAGTGTCCCCGTCGTTGGTGTTGGATGATGCCGCGATTTGGGCGTGGGGTGTGCTCTGGGTTCGGGATTTAGATGGGTTGAGGCAGTAGACTGTTCCGTGCGTATCAATTAGAACTTGTTTATTTCGTCCCCGTACTGTGTCATGTTCATCCTACTGTCATATCCAGCTGTTTTCTGTTGCTGAACTTGAATTACGTAGCTAGGATGGAGTAAAAATTACTGTCAAGTGTTTCCGTCGTTTAAGTTGGAGGATGCAGCGATTTGGGAGTGGGAAATGCCCTGGATTTTGGGTCTAGACGGTCTGGGGCAGCTGAATGCCATGTTACGGTGCCATGTTAGTTTCCTTGCATCCTAATGTTGTTTTCTGTTACTGAACTTGAGAAATTACATAGCTAGCCCATGATTTTGAGTGGTAAATGGTGATTTGATGCTTGTGGTGTCTCATATTGTGTGTGGGTGAAGCAAAGCCTGTATTATTGTGGTGTCTAGCTTGAATCTAGAACTGTACTGTACCAATTACCAAGCTTTATGATATGTTTGTGCTGAAACACTGTTGGGTGGTTTGCGATGTCCTGGTACCTCGCTTCAGTGATTATTTGCTTCTGGGGTTTGACTGCAGATCACATACACAATGGTGAAGGCTGTGGCTGTGCTTACCGGCAGTGAGGGTGTCAAGGGCACCATCTTCTTCACCCAGGAGGGAGATGGTAATTATGCAAACATGCTTTGAGAGCCTCTCTATCATTTTCCTGTATGTTCGTTGGATGTAAATTGGTTGGTTGTTGTTTAGGCCCGACCACCGTGACGGGAAGTGTCACTGGACTCAAGGAAGGGCTCCACGGCTTCCATGTGCACGCTCTTGGTGACACCACCAATGGCTGCATGTCAACTGGTACCTAAATTTCTTTCTTCCTTTCAGAACAGACAAAGTGTGCTGTGCTTATTGGTGCGGTCGATTTCTTTTGTAGGACCACACTTCAACCCCGCTGGTCATGTGCATGGGGCACCCGAAGATGAAATCCGCCATGCTGGTGATCTTGGAAATGTGACAGCTGGAGCGGATGGTACTAAGTTTATACActtcttgcttcacttagattccTTTGTGTTGGAGATATATTTTTTGCTCTTTTTCCAAATTAGGTAGCATTGTGTGTCATGCATAGCCTCACTGACAGTTCACTTATTGTCTCCCAGGTGTTGCTAACATCAATGTTACTGACTGCCATGTAAGCAATATTTGTTCTCTCtacaaacatactccctccgttccaaaatagatgacccaacatCATACTAACTTTAGTATAGAGTTGGGTCATCtactttggaacggagggagtattacattgTCCTTTTTTCTTGATATTGTGTTTCAGCACAGTTCATTTGACACTGATCACACTTTTGAATGGCAGATCCCCCTTACTGGACCAAATTCAATTGTTGGCCGTGCTGTTGTCGTCCATGGTGACGCTGATGATCTTGGCAAGGGTAATGCTTTGGAAACACTTGAATCATACATTTTTATGTCTCCCTGTGCATGACTGTTTGTCAAACTTGAATGAAGTTGTTTTTGCAGGATTCCTAGAATAGTTATGTGCTTGTATATTTTATATGTTTTAATGGATCACAATCATGAATTCATGTCGTATGAATAAGTTTGAAGAGCCTGGGAACTCTAGTCTACTTTTGGATAAACCTGTTGCTTTTTTGTAGCTAGTGGTTAAAATCAAAGGAGTACTTCGTGACTAACTGTCCTTATGGAACATTGAGCTGGGGGGTGTTTTTTCTTGCTTTCCTCTAATTTCCAAATTTATATCTTAAAATCTGGTAATAAAACTAATATTTAATTCTGGCTTGCGTGTCTTATATGATACATAAATTTGTACTCTTATCACATGTCTATAGGAAAGAATGCACAACACAAGTTTTTTAGGCATTTGGCATGCAGGGTAGATGTTATGGTTTATGATATGCTCGGTATCACCCGAGTATTTGCTTGGCTTAGTCAATGCTTGTGTTGCTTTGGCATATGCTTATAAGATGAGAACTTCCACCTGAATGTCCAGATTATTTTGATTGGGCATATCCAGATTGTATTGTGTAGCCATGGTGCCCTCAGTTCACCATTCTGTTAGTTTTAATTAGTTTCAAGAAACTGGCCCAATCTATGATGTGATGCTACAGTAATATGACAGTATTGTTTTGCTTCATGTTTTTATAACTC is a window encoding:
- the LOC123043809 gene encoding superoxide dismutase [Cu-Zn] 4A, which translates into the protein MVKAVAVLTGSEGVKGTIFFTQEGDGPTTVTGSVTGLKEGLHGFHVHALGDTTNGCMSTGPHFNPAGHVHGAPEDEIRHAGDLGNVTAGADGVANINVTDCHIPLTGPNSIVGRAVVVHGDADDLGKGGHELSKSTGNAGARVACGIIGLQG